A single region of the Brachypodium distachyon strain Bd21 chromosome 3, Brachypodium_distachyon_v3.0, whole genome shotgun sequence genome encodes:
- the LOC104584213 gene encoding antifreeze protein Maxi-like, translated as MAAVVAAAAAADAAGLGMGAASGSSAVPATLMSESRSITVAPASGREEGVVPVAPGGAVARGAAGTIEGAAPASAATTGLAAAAAPATAPGAVAAVAPATPAGVVAAGVPADAAEAVAVVKPIAAARAVAAAATVEVAAAAALALDLRTIRGASSSPSSSSSFAGMTSRAAATRPASSEEDESWGWPVSDSLPLSSCACFRGVRAEGSAGTEWGNRPSAPTLCRVGRSQ; from the exons atggcggcggtggtcgccgctgccgctgcggccgaCGCAGCAGGTCTTGGCATGGGGGctgcctccggctcctccgccgtccccgcgaCCTTGATGTCGGAGTCGAGGTCAATCACCGTAGCGCCCGCTTCCG GACGCGAGGAGGGTGTTGTACCTGTTGCCCCTGGGGGTGCCGTGGCCCGAGGCGCCGCGGGAACCATCGAAGGAGCCGccccggcgtcggcggccacTACGGGtctggctgccgccgcggcgccggcgactgCTCCTGGggcggtcgccgccgtggccccGGCGACCCCTGCCGGGGTGGTCGCCGCTGGGGTGCCGGCGGATGCCGCCGAGGCGGTCGCCGTCGTGAAGCCGATAGCCGCCGCGAGggcggttgccgccgccgccactgtggaggtagccgcggccgctgcgctCGCCCTTGATctgcgcacgatcaggggcgcatcgtcgtcgccctcctcctcctcatcattCGCGGGGATGACCTcccgggcggcggcaacccggcccgcctcgtcggaggaggacgagtCGTGGGGCTGGCCGGTCTCCGACTCGCTCCCGCTCTCCTCCTGCGCCTGCTTCCGCGGGGTGCGGGCGGAGGGGAGCGCAGGGACTGAGTGGGGGaatcgtccatcagcccccactcttTGCAGGGTGGGAAGGAGCCAATGA